The sequence AATCAGCTAACAAACTTTTCAAATCAAGATTAAGGCTGTTAATAATGACAAAAACAATGGAAATGATGGTAACTGCCGCGTATAAAAAAATCATTAAGATAGTCTTTTTTTTCATATACGTTCCACCTCCACCAAGCCCGCAATGACATTGATGATAATTTTTACAGATTTGGTTCTTCCATCTTTATGATCAGACAGTCTAATTTCCTCATTGCGCAAATCATATTCTGGTGCATCAAAAAAGCGAACATAGCCATAGATGCTGCTAACATCCAAACTGACTGAGACATCAACAGGAACTAAAATCTTGGTAGGTCCGTAAACTTTACGAATCATGACCACATTATTTTGTTCACTTACAATGACCTGACTGAGATTAATCACATCACTTCCACTGAGACGAATGACATTGATATCATCAAAAGCATAGGAATCTGTTTCTACATGTTCATCATTACCAATCCACTGATGTGGTTTTTTAGTCACATCTAAGCCTTCTTCTTGCAGGGTTAGCAAAGCGTAGCGATTCTTCTTTTTGACTTGAGCAAAATGATTAATCATGACATAAAGAATCCCAACAAGTACCGCAGCAATTGTATAAGGATTGAGCATAAAAATAAGAAAGAGTAAAAGTAAACTTGCTGTCAATAAAAAGTCATTTCGACTGCCTAAACGATAAAATCTCAAGGCTAAAAGAGTAATAACCACAATCAAGATAAAACTTGAGAGATTACTCGCTAAAATAGTCATAAAAGCTAAAGCAATTAAGATGGTTTCAACAACCAAAAAAATTGGAATTTTCGCATAAGGCTTCCTTCAGTTCTACAATTATTAGTCATTGTATCAAAATTTAGGATAAATTTCACTTCTTGATCTAGACCAGATAACGCTAAAGATAAAGAAAATTTTTTAAATGCCAGAGACGTCATCGCTTAGTTATCACGCATTAATCTTATACAGCCTTAATCTTAGGCAGATACAAGTTTGATGGCAAAAAATTACCTCTTCAAACAAGGAGACTAAGGCAAGAACCTTATCCTTATAAATATAATAACTATAACAGATAGATGCATCTGCATTAAATGATAACTTTATCAGCAACAGATCATAACCATAACTTGAATTAGACAAGATAACCTAATGACTTCATATAATTAACCGCTTATATCATTCAACAGTTTGAACCATGATATATCAAAACAAGGATTGAGAATAGATTCTTCTCAGTCCTTGTTTTAGCTATTTCTTTATTTAGTGTGAAGTTGTCGTCGCACTTGAACTAGAGTCTGTCGAAGCTTCGCTTGATGTTGTTCCTTCACTGCTTGAAGATTCAGACGATGACGAACCAGAATGAGATCCTCCTGATGTTGAAACATACAAGATAATATCATCGTTAGATGACAAACTAACAGTATTACCATAATAAGGACTTTGACCGACAACGAGTGACGAAGATGACGGTGATGAAATCTCCGATGAGTAATCGCTGGCATCATAAGCTTTTATACGGCTTGAAGAAATCCCCATAGCTGTTAAAGTACTGACAGCCTCTTCATAAGTAGAATTTTTAAGATTTGGCATAGTGACTTTGACGACCTTGAGAGTTATTTTTTTATCACTGCTAGGATGATAGGTCTTTCCGGGTTTTGGTGATTGACCGATAACAGTTCCACCACTGTAGTCATCAGATGAAACTTCCTTAAGAACAATACTGTCCCTAGAAACACCATAGTTATTAGTCAGATTATCAATAGCATCCTTGTAATCTTGACCGGTATAATCCTCCATCTTAAATCCCTTAGCACTAGCTACAAAAATATCAACACTAGAACCTTCACGTTTTTTACTGCCTGCACTTGGATTAGTTCTTACGACCTTTCCAGCACCAACGTTATCATCCTCAATTTTTTGAACGTCACCCACCTTAAGACCCGATTTTCTAATAATCATCTTGGCTGTTGATAATTTATCTCCTGAAACATCAGGAACTGAAATAGTACTCGGTTTTGTCAGAACCAGGTAGGTCAAAACAGCAATACCAATGGCAACTAATATAAAGAAGATTTTAAAGAAACGAGCTAAAAAATGTCCTTTTTTCTTAGGCTTAGGTTGTGGTTTGGCTTTAGGCTTAGATTTATGATCTACTTTATCCTGATTGGAAGTTTTGTTTTTAAAGACTGAGCAGCTAAAGAGTTTGCTGCTGCCTGTTCCAGTTTTGGCAGTGGTTTTGTATCTGAAGCGTCACTGAAAACAAGCTTTCTTTCACGGCTACGATTTGGCTGCAGAGACGTTCTTAAATCCTGCAACATCTCCTGCGTTGAATGATAGCGGTCTGTTAATCGTTTAGCTGTTGCTTTAATAACAACATTTTCAAGAGCTTGAGGGACATTTTTATTTTCAGCAATAATAGATGGTAAAGGCTTTTGAAAATGCTGCAAAGCAATTGTAACAGCACTATCGCCATCATAGGGAATATGGCCTGTCAGCATTTCAAAAAGCATAATCCCCATTGCATAGATATCACTTTGAACAGTAGCCTTAGAACCACGCGCCTGTTCAGGAGATAAGTAATGTACTGAACCCAGCATTGAATTAGTTTGTGTCAAACTCGTTTCAGCAAAAGCCACAGCAATACCAAAGTCTGTTACTTTAGCCGTTCCATCTTTGGTCAGTAAAACATTTTGAGGTTTTAAATCCCGATGAATAATGCCCTTTTGGTGGGCAAGAGTCATAGCAGAAAGAACCTCTTTCATAATTCTAATAACTTCAGCATTTGATAAAGGGGCGTGGTCTTGAATATATTTCTTCAAGTCGGCACCATCAACATATTCCATCGCAAGGAATTGCTGACCGTCTTCTTCTCCAATGTCACGAATGGCTACAATATTAGGATGATTAAGTTCTGCCATGGCACGTGCTTCCCGCTGAAAACGTGTCACAGCAACCTGATCTGTCTGATAATTTGTACGTAGGACCTTAATGGCCACTTCCTCATTATCTAAAATCAAGTCATTAGCTAAATAAACATCTGCCATCCCACCTCGTCCGATAGACTGGAGAATCCGATAACGACCAGCAAATAATTTGCCAATCTGAATCATTGATCTCCCTCACTTTCGGCATGAATTAAGGCTACAGTAATATTGTCAAGCCCACCTGCTTCATTAGCTAATTGAATCAAGTGCTTGGCTTTTTCATCTAAGTTCTTTGTTTCATCAGTTAGAACAGCAACAATAGCTTCATTCGAAATCATATTCGTCAAACCATCACTATTAACTAAAAGATAATCATTTGCTCCTAAAGTTTGAATACCAAGATCTGGTTCAACTGGACTAGCTTGTCCAATAGACTGTGTGATAATATTTTTTTGAGGGTGGCTAGCAGCCTCTTCTTCTGTTATTTGACCAGCCTTAACTAATTCATTAACTAGAGAGTGATCACTAGTCAATTGCGTATAAACCCCATCGTGAACTAAACTGATCCGTGAATCACCAATATGAGCAAAAAGAACATTATTTTCAACGATAACTAAGGCTTCAATAGTTGTCCCCATACCTTGAAAATCATCTGTTTGACCTAATTCATAAATCCGGCGATTAACTTTTTCGATATTATTAACCAGCCAATCACGGATTTGTCCTAAGTCCGTTAAGTCTGTATTAATCCATTCGCGTCCCAAATCAGTAACGGTCATCTCACTGGCTATATTTCCGGCACGATGACCACCCATACCATCTGCCAATACAATCAGTGTATGCCCCGCACGATTATCAAATTTATTGATAAAATCCTGATTATTAGAACGCTTCTGTCCAATATCTGTAAAAAGGGAAATTTTCATATGCTCGTTGTCTGACAAGGTCAGCCTCCTCCTAAATCTTACGAAATACGCTTAACTTGGCTGATAAAAAAGCCGTCTGTTAGATATTGTTCAGGTGTAATAAGAAGACAACCATCAACGACAATATCTTTCTTTTTATGATTTAATTTTACCTGTTCAAAATTTGGATGCTGTTCCAAAAATTGTTTGAGTACCATTTGATTCTCTTCAGCAAAAATAGTACATGTGCTGTATGTTATTATACCACCTTTTTTTATAGTTTGGCAAACACTATCTAAAATCTCTAACTGAATTTTTTGTAAGCTGGTAAAATCTTTACTATCCTTATTATACTTAATATCTGGTTTACGCCTAATCAAGCCAATTCCTGAACAAGGGGCATCAACTAAAATTTTATCAAATGTATCCTTAGCAAAGTATTTATGGACTTTTCTAGCATCTAATTTTTGCGTCTTTATATAATCGGCAATTTTTAGACGGTCTGCATTATCTTTGATTAATTTTAGTTTATGATCATACAAGTCAAGTGCTATAATCTGACCCGTCGTCAAATAAGAAGCTATATGGACAGCTTTTCCTCCAGGAGCACTACACGCATCTAGAATAGTCTCATTTCCTTTAATAGCTAAAGTGGGTGCTACTAATTGACTGCTCTCATCTTGAATGGTGATCTTTCCCTGTTTAAATAAATCACTATCAAAAAACTGGCCTGATGCTTTGACCAGACCGCAAGGTGATAAAACCGATTTTTGAGCTCCTGTTGCTTTTGCTATCACTTCCACTTGATCAGGATTAACCACACGAATACTAGCCTTACTTCGAGTTAAAAGACTTTTCAAAATGCTGATTGCCCTATCTTCACCGAATTGCTCAATCATTTTTTTTACTAACCAAACAGGCACAGAATAGGTGATGGAATGCCGTTTATTTTTTCGCTTAATGGCAGTTATGTCGGGTCTTTTTTGGCGTAAAAACTGCCTTAACACAGCATTGACTAACTTTTCAGCACCTCTATTTCTGCTTTTTGCCAGATCAACAGCTTCATTAACAATAGCATGCTGAGGAATTTTATCTAAATAAAGAATTTGATAAAGGCTAAGCATAAGCAAATAATAGATCCAAGTTTCTAATTTATTGCGATCTTCAATATAATGAGCAAGATACCATTCCAAGGTAATCTTACGGGTCAAGGTCCCATAAACGAG comes from Streptococcus troglodytae and encodes:
- a CDS encoding Stp1/IreP family PP2C-type Ser/Thr phosphatase; translated protein: MKISLFTDIGQKRSNNQDFINKFDNRAGHTLIVLADGMGGHRAGNIASEMTVTDLGREWINTDLTDLGQIRDWLVNNIEKVNRRIYELGQTDDFQGMGTTIEALVIVENNVLFAHIGDSRISLVHDGVYTQLTSDHSLVNELVKAGQITEEEAASHPQKNIITQSIGQASPVEPDLGIQTLGANDYLLVNSDGLTNMISNEAIVAVLTDETKNLDEKAKHLIQLANEAGGLDNITVALIHAESEGDQ
- the rsmB gene encoding 16S rRNA (cytosine(967)-C(5))-methyltransferase RsmB — its product is MIILKSKQPTARSGALFVLTEIFDKTAYSNIALRHYLSKHELSQADRALLTELVYGTLTRKITLEWYLAHYIEDRNKLETWIYYLLMLSLYQILYLDKIPQHAIVNEAVDLAKSRNRGAEKLVNAVLRQFLRQKRPDITAIKRKNKRHSITYSVPVWLVKKMIEQFGEDRAISILKSLLTRSKASIRVVNPDQVEVIAKATGAQKSVLSPCGLVKASGQFFDSDLFKQGKITIQDESSQLVAPTLAIKGNETILDACSAPGGKAVHIASYLTTGQIIALDLYDHKLKLIKDNADRLKIADYIKTQKLDARKVHKYFAKDTFDKILVDAPCSGIGLIRRKPDIKYNKDSKDFTSLQKIQLEILDSVCQTIKKGGIITYSTCTIFAEENQMVLKQFLEQHPNFEQVKLNHKKKDIVVDGCLLITPEQYLTDGFFISQVKRIS